The Halomonas elongata DSM 2581 DNA segment TGCAGATCAACCTGGTGGGCACCTTCAACGTGATGCGCCTGGCCGCGGCAGCAATGTCCAAGAATGCGCCGGGCGAGGATGGCGAACGGGGCGTGATCATCAACACCGCTTCGGTCGCTGCCTTCGATGGTCAGGTGGGGCAGTGCGCCTACAGTGCCTCCAAGGCGGGCGTGGTCGGCATGAGCCTGCCGGCGGCCCGCGAGCTCTCGCGGCACGGGATCCGTGTCATGGCGATTGCCCCCGGAGTATTCGAGACACCGATGATGAGCGACATTCCGGAGGACGCCGTGGCGGCGTTGTCCGCTTCCATTCCTTTCCCCAAGCGGCTCGGCAAGCCCGATGAATACGCCCGCCTGGCCGAACAGATCGTCACCAACCCGATGCTCAACGGCGAAGTGATCCGCCTGGACGGCGGGATTCGGATGAGCTGAAGCAGGAAGAACGCGGCTATATCGCTGGAAGAGGGAAGAAACGCTTGATGCTCCCTGCTTTGGGGCTAGTCTATCTTCCTTCTTCCTTACCGTACGTCATGTCGATAAAACGAACGCTTGACTGTCCTGTCTCGCGGGCGTAATTTCAAACAATTGTTTGAAAGGCTGTTTGCAAGCGGTTCGGCCGCTGCATGCGTCCACGTTCGAGGAGAGAGACAATGCCCGACTACCAGGCCCCCTTGCGTGATCTGCGCTTCGTCATGGACGAGATGCTCGACTATCCGACCCATTATGCGGGATTGCCCGGTGGCGAGGAGGCGACGCCCGATGTGGTCGGGGCGATCCTCGAGGAAGGGGCGCGCTTCGCACGCGAAGAGCTGCTGCCGTTGAACCAGAGCGGCGACCTGGAAGGTTGTTTGCTGGAGGGCGGTGAGGTCAAGACGCCGAAGGGCTTCAAGGAGGCTTACAGCCGCTACGTGGAAGGTGGCTGGCCGGGCCTGGCCGCCGATCCGGAGCAGGGCGGGCAGGGGCTGCCGCCTTCGCTGGCCATGGTGCTCTCGGAGATGATCTGCGCCACCAACCTGGCCTGGGGCATGTATCCGGGGCTGTCCCATGGGGCCGCCGATGCCTTGCGTCATCATGGCACCGAAGCACAGCAAGCCACCTACCTGAGCAAGCTGGTCGAGGGCGTGTGGACCGGCACCATGTGCCTGACCGAGCCGCACTGCGGCACCGACCTGGGACTGATCAAGACCCGGGCGGTACCCAACGATGACGACAGCTACACGCTCAGCGGCACCAAAATCTTCATCTCCGCCGGCGACCATGACCTGGCCGAGAATATCGTGCACCTGGTGCTGGCCAAGCTGCCGGACGCTCCGGCCGGTTCCAAGGGCATCTCCTTGTTCGTGGTGCCGAAGTTCCTGCCGGATGCCGACGGCAACCCGGGAGAGCGCAACGGCGTGAGTTGCGGCTCGCTCGAGCACAAGATGGGCATCCATGGCAACGCCACCTGCGTGATGAACTTCGATGGCGCCCGTGGTTTTCTGGTCGGCAAGCCCCATAAGGGGCTGGCCTGCATGTTCACCATGATGAATGCCGCGCGCATCGGGGTGGGCATCCAGGGTCTCGGGCTCACCGAGGCCAGCTTCCAGAACGCCCTGGCCTATGCACGGGATCGCCTGCAGATGCGTGCACTGTCCGGCGCCAAGGCCGAGGACAAGCCTGCCG contains these protein-coding regions:
- a CDS encoding SDR family NAD(P)-dependent oxidoreductase; this encodes MQLKDNAFLITGAASGLGAATAERIVAAGGRVVLCDLSEAVESHAARLGEAARAVRGDVTREDDMQAAVEAAVALGEKGEGERGLAGVIHCAGVVSVAKLLDREGNPADLDAYARTVQINLVGTFNVMRLAAAAMSKNAPGEDGERGVIINTASVAAFDGQVGQCAYSASKAGVVGMSLPAARELSRHGIRVMAIAPGVFETPMMSDIPEDAVAALSASIPFPKRLGKPDEYARLAEQIVTNPMLNGEVIRLDGGIRMS
- a CDS encoding acyl-CoA dehydrogenase C-terminal domain-containing protein, with amino-acid sequence MPDYQAPLRDLRFVMDEMLDYPTHYAGLPGGEEATPDVVGAILEEGARFAREELLPLNQSGDLEGCLLEGGEVKTPKGFKEAYSRYVEGGWPGLAADPEQGGQGLPPSLAMVLSEMICATNLAWGMYPGLSHGAADALRHHGTEAQQATYLSKLVEGVWTGTMCLTEPHCGTDLGLIKTRAVPNDDDSYTLSGTKIFISAGDHDLAENIVHLVLAKLPDAPAGSKGISLFVVPKFLPDADGNPGERNGVSCGSLEHKMGIHGNATCVMNFDGARGFLVGKPHKGLACMFTMMNAARIGVGIQGLGLTEASFQNALAYARDRLQMRALSGAKAEDKPADPIIVHPDVRRMLLTQKAFAEGGRMLVLYAAQMVDVVERSDDTEQTERAETLLGLLTPIVKAFLTEVGFEATNEGVQVFGGHGFIQEWGMEQLVRDARITRLYEGTTGIQALDLLGRKVLMSQGETLKIFTKEIHKFCQAEEGNPDMAEFVRPLAKLNAEWGELTMGVGMKAMNDREEVGAASVDYLMYSGYVTLAYLFARAVKQAKSALAAGTDDAAFYRAKVNTARFYYERLLPRTRAHVQMIQAGGESLMALSPDDFGRGFEI